A segment of the Populus nigra chromosome 12, ddPopNigr1.1, whole genome shotgun sequence genome:
CCTCAAATTTTAATCATATCTCAGTAAGAAGTAACTTTAACCTACCGTTTCAGGAAATACTGGAGAGCGTTGTTCCCTTCCAGTCCCCATTATGCCCAAGTATGAACctgatttattaaatcaatattcGAGTGATCTGCTCAccattttttataacttttaagatttaataaatGATGTTAGAAACTGAAGCTGATCTCACATGCTTTATTGATAGCACAAACAGCCAGTTCAAGTTTTTAACAAGTTTCGTTCTATCACAAAACAGCTAAGAGATATGAACAGAGGGCATTTCTAGGGAGGAGGTTATGGAGAGATGAATGTCAAGCTTACTTCAGTCATTCCATGGAATCCTCTCATGCCTTGAAATCATCTCTCAAGCCTTAAATTTCACCTTCTATCATTTCATGATGAAGTTCATTCACTGACTTGCAGCATCCCAAAAATCCAGATTGGCTTTTCTGACACAAATTTTATAGTCTGCCTGCCTGCCAGCCAGGGTTTACCAATGGACTTCAGAGATTTTGATAGCAACTTTATGACAACATCCACATTTTTTGCAGCTCTTAGATAGGCTTACTTGAGGATGAATCCCTTGAAGAAACAGACGTTTTTTCCGGCTGCAATGTCAGCATATGAAAGGAATTTTAAAGAGAGCAGATCATGAGAAGTATTATTTGGACAATTGACTTCCAACCTCGACGAGagttatttaactattttttatggaGGCAAGCCGGCAGCATTCAGTAACAACTCATAGTTTTAGGTTGGGAATCTAACTCAAACCTCTTGTCATCTAATTGAAAGattgatttattgtttattcCTTTTTGTCTcagtcctctctctctctcattgtcccttttgtttgtttgtgttgaCTTTTTTTCCGTTAGAGGTCTCTTCTCCTTTGAAACATAACAAAATGGATCTGTCTGTGATATAGAAAAAGAATTACAGGCTTTTGACGAATCAAAAGCTGGTGTCAAGGGACTTGTAGACGCTGGGATAATTAAAACTCCTCCCTTCTTTGTGGTACTAGAAAGTGAAGTCTCTTGCCAACCAAGTCCAGCCCATTTTCATATTCCTGTCATAGACCTGAAAGGCATTCAGGAAGATGATATTCGACGTAGAGAAAATGTTGAGCAGATGTGCAATGCTTCAGAGACATGGGGGTTCTTTCAGGTTGTGAATCATGGTATTTCAAAAAATGTCATGGAGGGAATGGTTCAGGGAGTGAAGGGATTTCATGAGGAAAGAATGAAGTGAAAATGGAATATTATACAAGGGACACGAAGAAGAAGGTGACTTGCACTAGCAATTCTCTCCTTTAGAAGGCAAAAGCAGCAAACTGGAGGGATATTTTCGCATGGCTCCCGACGCTCCAGATTCTGAAGAATATCCAGAAGTCTGCAggtaattcttttttcttttttcttcaactcaTTTTAATCCACGGTTATGACATAGAtcctttaattaaaaactcGCAGCTAGTTCTAGTCAAATCTTTTTCtgcataattttaattttgactgTGGAGACTATCAGCTGAAGAATACTTCATGGTAGTCTAAGATCTCCACGAAAATGCATTCCCTGTGGCAGAAAAAAGTGCACATTCTTTTTATACAGCGCAGcttattgatgaaaaaatattttgggtgGTGCTCATATTTGATAACCCGCATTGATCTAGAATTTGCCATCATTTTATCTATTAGTCTGCAGACTTGCCAGTCCAGTGTCCTGACTGCCAACCTGCAGTAGAGCCTGCAAGCTGCTTCTCAGAATGTCGATGTAACAGGTGAAGCTTGTTTATATGATGTTAGATCTCACTCTTACCCAGCATCATAAATCTCCAAGTTCAATTTGCAATCCTACATAAATCTCTACCTCATCAAATTCGGATAGCCTTTTAAAACATGCTGCATTTGTTTAGGTACAACAGTTACTGTGTTAAATTCTGCCGGCtaagttttttaagtttttaggcAATAAATTTATAGTAACAAGTATTACTTGTCATTATGTTTTATGCAAATGCACCAGCTTCTGTAATAAATATTAGCACCAGCGAGAACAACTCCCCTGTATTGGAACAGAGCAAAAAAGTCCAAGGCTGAAGAAATGAAGCTGACCTAGCTGACAAACTCTAGTGTGCGAATGCCTATGAAACTTctgttgattttggttttgaagCTGTTGAGTTTCACTTATTGCAGGGAGATAGAAATCAAATATTCAGCATATATAAAGAGGTTGGGAGGAACTCTTCTTGAATTACTATCAGAAGCTCGTGGACTCGAGCGTAATCATCTGACTGAAATTGGGTGTGCTAAAGGGCTCCCCATAATGATCCTGACTTCCTGACTACCCTTTTGCAAGACCATATTGGCGGCCTCCATGTATTTCCACCAAGATCACTGGGTTGATGTCCCTCCAATTGCTGAAGCTTTTGTAGTTATCATCGGTGATTTAGTACAGGTAAGGACCATACGGTGGCACTACTTTACAAATCCTGGAACATTTCATGACCTATTTTGTGCTGATGATTTTTTTGCCAAACATTGTTCAACTTGATTTGTTTGCTCTGACAAGTTATGTTATTGAAACAGCAAGTTCCAGATATCTGAGCACAGGGTGCAGGCTAATCACATCGGTCCAAGAATATCAGTTGCGAGCTTCTTCGCACTCTATGACTGGATTTGTGCCCCGTTAAAAGAGCTGATATCAGATGAAAATCCTCTGTACAAGGAGGTTCCGCTGAAAGACTACATTGTTCAATACAGGTGGAAAGAACGTGATGGTGGCATCTCTACACTTGATCGTTTCAGGTTGTGATTTTGAAAATGAGAACACACTGAAATTACCCTGTTCATTTCATATGGTCATCAGAGACCGTTAAAAATTCAGTAAATTTTCCTTCTTGGCAACCTGAAGGCTGTCAAAGAACTCTTTTGGCCACGCTATGAACGGTGATAAGATTTGAATCTGTGATCATAGTATTATTATCTAATAAAGcatctaaatttttaatttcgacATCAACAAAACCCTGAAAGTACTTGTATCTGTCGGTGTTGAAATAAGCATTGTTGCCATTGCGAACCTGTGCTtagtattttgttgtttatgtgAATTGCAATTACACTCTTGAAGAAAATGACTCAGTGCAATTTCTGTCTCCACATTCTTTCTGCAAAAAAATGTATCTATCTCATGAGGGTTATCAGTCTCTCTTGGTACCTCATCTTTGTACTGCAACAATTTAGTCCTTGTTCTTGAGCTTGAAGCagaatagggtttttttttttttttttttggattttttggatGAAGGTTCAACCATTTGAACCTTGAGCAGGAATATAGAACCTTGAGTACTTTATCTTCCTATTTCTGGACTGCAAATAATTCCTTGGAGAGTTTGtccatcaattaattaatttcataaatagcgttttatatttgttttttttaatatttttttagaaatatattaaaatatttttttattttttaaaatatatttttaacatcagtacatcaataaaaaatataaaaaaaaattaaataaaaaaaattcaaatttttattaaacagcTTTTGCAAAACGCTACCTAAATGGAATCAAAAGAGAAAACCATTTTGgcacaattatttattttatataatattcacGTTAATTACATTTTGCAACAAATACCTTAGttcatatatattcaacaaaataTACATTCTCAAAATAAAGTGAAATGCatagtatatataaaaatattatacctTAGACAAGTGCATTTCAAATAacaattacaaatattatttctctcaaagtatttgttttatttttataaatggaGCATTGAGAAAactaaagtatttattttatatttaaattcaattaaaaaataaatataaatattttgtacTAATATGGCAAGATTTATTTGTATACctcaattgaaaaatgaaagtGGCAATTGCACAGGAAATTATAGAGTTGACACAGTGTAGAgctagaaaaactaaaagaaaacattaagtTGCATGGAagagaaaacaattaaataaattaaaagctttTAAAGTAAGTATATAAATAAAGCATGTAAGTAatgcagtaaaaaaaaacattaacataaagcatatatctaaaaaaataaaaataaattgtaaaaaaagcaataataaaAACTTGGGAAATTATGTATTGATTTTTCTTCCGGGGTTGACCAATGAAAATACAACAAGTGTTAAATAATGTAACATAACCATCTAGTAGGTAgtctagtggtaagagtttaGGATTAAGAGGTTTACTTTTCCTATAATTTTAGGTTCAAGACCTGAGGTTGTTAATATTAATGGTCACAGGCTTATATAGTCATTAACTTTAGAGCCCGtaaggattagtcgaggtgcatgcAAGCTGATCCGGACACCTTCACatgaatcaaaaaaaataaaaataacaaaaatgttCTAACCCCTAAACTTACTTGTGATACCAGAAATTAAACCaatctaaaaatcaatttttaactagaaaaaagtattaattaggCTATATTTAGTAGGAGGATAAAATTTAACCTCCAAGTTGTTTTGTCTCTCacctacttttttattttaaaatacataacaaagattttttttctttctcattagtcattattaattatttaattattttctctcaTTTAACTGTACATTCTTAAAATTCACTTTTACGctcttaaaaactaaaatataagtgatgcataaaacaaagaacaacgaaaaaacaattaaaaaccaGAATTTGATGAACAAAAAGGTTTTAGacataaactttaaatttatagttttattaattctaataaaTTCTGTCTCTTTAAgagatttaaaattcttttaaataggTTAGAAACtagataataaaatcaaaatcctaaaatataaaaaataataaaaaaatcaaaataaaatataaaatccagaaaaatcaagaaaaaataatataaatagttCAAACATTTCTACTACTCCATAAAAACatctattaaataatatatttacaacAAATCCTCATTTGATTTGTTcagatttttcaatttatgtagGCATGATTGCATCAATAAGGTCTAAAACATTTTTCATTATCGAACTCCcatttttttactcatttttattattttttttctaataaaaaactcGGAACATGTTCATTgtctaattttagattttttttcttgttcaactTATGAATCATAAAACttgttaaagttaattattttatagaattaCCAACAAGTCATCCTAAAACATCAcacctaaaataaattatattattatttattttatgactcAAATACCTATTATGTCCTTGTTAAAAACCTGTCTACACTAACATACGTGTCTGTTTATGGTAGAAGACTAGCATGAGATAAGATGATTTGAATCTAGATGAAAAAAACAAGGCGCAGTCTTCATATTTTAAATTGGAGGATGATGATTGATTATTGGgatttatctcattttttaaaatgagccCATAAATCTCTTCTTGCTCAATGGATCTTTGCATGGTCAAGCTAACCCCGACCAAATCTTTTCATAACAAGAatcctagcaaaaaaaaaaattacaaataaagacCAAACAATATAAATATGTGTGCGcctgtatatatatttaaataaaatattattaattttaaggggTATAACTTAACTAGTAAggttctaaatttgttttttagaagtcATCAATTCGAGTTCTAATAAATCTCAGAATTACTAGATTATTCTTAATCAAGCATcctcataaataaaatatctagaTAAAAAAGTCATCAATGGATCTTTGCATGGTCAAGCTAACCCCGACCAAGTCTTTTCATAACAAGAAAATTATTCTTATACAAgcattctcataaaaaaaaattacaaataaagacCAAACAATATCATGAAGTATGTGTGCgcgtgtatatatatttaaataa
Coding sequences within it:
- the LOC133669894 gene encoding deacetoxyvindoline 4-hydroxylase-like — its product is MAPDAPDSEEYPEVCREIEIKYSAYIKRLGGTLLELLSEARGLERNHLTEIGKFQISEHRVQANHIGPRISVASFFALYDWICAPLKELISDENPLYKEVPLKDYIVQYRWKERDGGISTLDRFRL